The DNA region TTTCTTTTCCGCGCGCCCATAGCCGGCCAATTGCTGTTTAACCTGTAGCGGAGTCACATTCACTGCAGGTACGCTCTGCCTGTATCCGGCAAGAAGAATTACCCCTCTGGCCTGCGCGACTTCAATTCCTGTTGTTATATTCGTATTAAAATAAAGCGATTCCACTCCCATGAAATGCGGACGGTACATTTCTATAAGTTCAGCCACCCCTTCATAAACGATATTTAAACGTTCTAAGGAATTCTGTTCCTTAAATGTTTCAATTACACCATAGTTAATCGGCACAATTCTATTTCCATGCTTCTCTACAATTCCAAACCCGCAGCGTCCTGTTCCGGGGTCAATGCCAAGTACGCGCATAATGCCCTCCCAGTGAAATTATTTCTTATTATATCATAGACAAAATATGGAAATTCTCTGTTCCAAGCTGACATCTGCAAAACAAAACAGGTCCGAAGACCTGCTTCTTTTAAGTTAAAGGTTACGGGAGTCCGTCCTCCATTAAATGCGCATAATGTTCTTGGATCTTTTGGGTTACATCGCCCACCTTACCGCCACCAATAAGGTTACCATCAATGGATAAGACCGGAATGATCCCATCCTGGGAATTTGTCAGAAATACCTCTTCGGCTGTCATCATATCTTCAAACCGCACAGGCTCAGATGCCTCATCAATAGATGTTACCCCTGCAGACGGAGCTGCGCGAGTGAGTACAAGAGAACGGGTAACCCCACGAATCATATGCTCATTCGTTGCCGGGGTCCAAATAACTCCCGCTTTGACAATACATACATTTGAATGAGATGCTTCTGTCAAAAGTCCGTCTTTAATAAAGACAGCATCATAACAATTTTTTTTCTGTGCCTCTGCTCTTGCCATCATATTATTTAATTGATTCAGACTCAAAATATCGCAGTGATGTCCGCGATCATCATCAAGTGTAATACAGTTCACTCCGGACTGGACTTTTTCAATTGCATTCAAATCAATAGGCTTCCCATATACAAGGACATTCGGTTGAAGCGCACTTCTTGCAGGGATCGTGAAGTTATGGTCATCACTCCCCCGAGTCACAATAATCTTCACATACCCTTCTTCAATTTCAGACTCTTCTACAACGACTTCTACGATTTCAGTAAATTCATCAGGAGCTGTTACGGGGCGGATTCCTAAAAGGCGCATGGACCGATATAATCGGTCGGTATGA from Dialister invisus DSM 15470 includes:
- the ruvC gene encoding crossover junction endodeoxyribonuclease RuvC, which codes for MRVLGIDPGTGRCGFGIVEKHGNRIVPINYGVIETFKEQNSLERLNIVYEGVAELIEMYRPHFMGVESLYFNTNITTGIEVAQARGVILLAGYRQSVPAVNVTPLQVKQQLAGYGRAEKKQVIEMVMRIMHINTKINPDDAADALAIGLTAIYQMEHKRLFKEEI
- a CDS encoding aminotransferase class IV, with translation MGETKTAIYYNHNFYYDFSQIISADDRAIQFGDGAYEWIRIHHGHSFGLSYHTDRLYRSMRLLGIRPVTAPDEFTEIVEVVVEESEIEEGYVKIIVTRGSDDHNFTIPARSALQPNVLVYGKPIDLNAIEKVQSGVNCITLDDDRGHHCDILSLNQLNNMMARAEAQKKNCYDAVFIKDGLLTEASHSNVCIVKAGVIWTPATNEHMIRGVTRSLVLTRAAPSAGVTSIDEASEPVRFEDMMTAEEVFLTNSQDGIIPVLSIDGNLIGGGKVGDVTQKIQEHYAHLMEDGLP